A single genomic interval of Agarivorans aestuarii harbors:
- the fadE gene encoding acyl-CoA dehydrogenase FadE yields MQSYLPLFAAIGGLLLMGGLAYFRASLLAFSLVLTASLVAYSFVSPFSELFWLAYLLIVGGLNFKPLRQQLISKPLFKIFKKIMPEMSRTEKEAIDAGTTWWEGELFRGAPDWKKLHSYPAPRLSAEEQAFLDGPVEQVCAMTKDWEITHELADLPEEIWDFLKEHKFFAMIIKKKYGGLEFSAYAQSCVLQKLASISAVLSSTVGVPNSLGPGELLQHYGTKEQQDHYLPRLAEGKEIPCFALTSPEAGSDAGSIPDAGVVCMGEWQGEQVLGMKITWNKRYITLAPVATILGLAFKLSDPDKLIGEQEELGITCALIPTDIEGVEVGRRHFPLNVPFMNGPTRANELFVPIEFIIGGKAMAGQGWRMLVECLSVGRGITLPSSATGGIKNAALATGAYARIRRQFKLPIGKMEGVEEPLARLAGNAYMMGAASDLTVTAIDLGEKPSVISAIVKYHLTHRGQRASIDAMDVVGGKGICLGPKNFLARSYQGAPIAITVEGANILTRSMIIYGQGAIRCHPYVLSEMEAAQHPDFSQGLKQFDKALFSHLGFATSNFVRSFWFGLTSNSLISTPYSDQTAPYYKQLTRFSSNLALLSDVAMGTLGGNLKRKERVSARLGDMLSQLYLSSATLKRFDDDGRKQEDLPLLHWSMQDSLFQLQNALDELLLNFPNKWVGKAMRLVMFPLGKPFHAPSDVLDHKLARILQEPSETRNRVGQGRFDSRVEGNVYGELEQTLEDVLACEALYDKVCKALGEKRPFTQLDKLADEGIKLGAINADEAALMHRTEQGRLAAINVDDFDHQQLENRPSLPKTGAADLDSVA; encoded by the coding sequence ATGCAAAGTTACTTACCCCTTTTTGCTGCCATTGGTGGCCTATTACTGATGGGCGGCCTCGCTTATTTTAGAGCTTCATTACTAGCATTTAGCTTAGTGCTAACCGCCTCACTGGTTGCTTACAGTTTTGTATCACCATTTAGCGAGCTATTTTGGCTAGCCTATTTGTTAATTGTAGGAGGCTTGAACTTTAAGCCTTTGCGTCAACAGCTAATCTCTAAACCACTGTTCAAAATCTTCAAAAAAATAATGCCGGAGATGTCACGTACCGAGAAAGAAGCCATCGATGCCGGTACCACTTGGTGGGAAGGCGAGCTATTTCGCGGCGCTCCCGATTGGAAAAAACTACATAGCTACCCTGCTCCACGCCTTAGTGCGGAAGAACAAGCTTTTCTAGATGGTCCGGTTGAGCAAGTATGTGCAATGACTAAAGACTGGGAAATCACCCATGAATTAGCAGACTTACCAGAAGAGATTTGGGACTTTTTGAAAGAACACAAGTTCTTCGCCATGATCATTAAGAAGAAATATGGTGGCTTAGAATTTTCAGCTTACGCTCAATCCTGTGTACTCCAAAAACTAGCCAGTATCTCAGCGGTGCTTTCTAGTACCGTTGGCGTACCCAACTCACTGGGGCCTGGTGAACTACTGCAACACTACGGCACAAAAGAGCAACAAGACCATTACCTACCTCGTTTAGCAGAAGGTAAAGAAATCCCTTGTTTTGCCTTAACCAGTCCAGAAGCGGGCTCAGACGCTGGATCAATTCCCGATGCTGGCGTAGTGTGCATGGGCGAATGGCAAGGCGAACAAGTGCTGGGGATGAAAATCACCTGGAACAAGCGCTACATTACCCTAGCGCCCGTAGCCACTATTTTAGGTCTTGCTTTCAAACTGTCAGATCCCGATAAATTGATTGGTGAGCAAGAAGAGTTGGGTATTACTTGTGCACTTATTCCAACCGATATCGAAGGTGTTGAAGTAGGTCGTCGTCACTTCCCACTCAATGTTCCTTTTATGAACGGTCCAACCCGTGCCAATGAGTTGTTTGTTCCTATCGAATTCATCATTGGTGGTAAAGCTATGGCAGGCCAAGGCTGGCGCATGTTGGTGGAATGTTTATCAGTTGGCCGTGGTATTACTTTGCCATCTAGCGCCACTGGCGGAATTAAAAACGCGGCATTAGCAACCGGTGCTTACGCGCGCATTCGTCGTCAGTTCAAACTGCCCATTGGTAAAATGGAGGGAGTGGAAGAACCATTAGCCCGTTTGGCCGGTAATGCTTACATGATGGGGGCGGCTTCTGATTTAACCGTAACCGCCATCGACTTAGGCGAAAAACCATCGGTTATCTCGGCGATAGTAAAATACCACCTCACTCACCGTGGCCAGCGCGCCAGCATAGACGCAATGGATGTAGTTGGCGGTAAAGGCATTTGCTTGGGGCCTAAGAACTTCCTCGCGCGTTCTTATCAAGGTGCGCCTATCGCGATTACGGTGGAAGGGGCAAACATTTTAACCCGTAGCATGATTATTTACGGACAAGGGGCTATTCGCTGCCACCCTTATGTGCTTAGTGAGATGGAAGCGGCTCAACATCCAGACTTTAGCCAAGGCTTGAAACAATTTGATAAAGCACTGTTTAGTCATCTTGGTTTTGCCACCAGCAATTTTGTACGCAGCTTTTGGTTTGGCCTAACCAGCAATAGCTTAATTAGCACGCCTTACTCCGACCAAACAGCCCCCTACTACAAACAACTAACCCGCTTTAGTAGTAACTTGGCACTGCTATCTGACGTTGCTATGGGTACCCTAGGCGGCAACTTAAAACGTAAAGAACGTGTATCGGCTCGTTTAGGCGATATGCTCAGCCAGCTTTACTTAAGCTCGGCCACATTAAAACGCTTTGACGATGACGGCCGCAAGCAAGAAGATTTACCGCTACTTCACTGGAGCATGCAAGACTCATTGTTTCAATTACAAAACGCCTTAGATGAATTGCTGCTTAACTTCCCTAATAAATGGGTAGGTAAAGCAATGCGTTTAGTAATGTTCCCACTAGGTAAGCCTTTCCATGCGCCAAGTGATGTACTTGACCACAAACTTGCTCGAATCCTACAAGAGCCAAGCGAAACCCGTAATCGCGTAGGACAAGGGCGATTTGATAGCCGCGTAGAAGGTAATGTGTATGGTGAACTAGAGCAAACCTTAGAAGATGTATTAGCTTGCGAAGCACTTTACGACAAAGTGTGTAAAGCTCTGGGCGAAAAACGCCCCTTTACCCAGCTTGATAAATTAGCCGATGAAGGGATAAAGCTTGGTGCTATAAACGCCGACGAAGCAGCCTTAATGCACAGAACAGAGCAAGGCAGGTTAGCGGCAATTAACGTTGACGACTTTGATCATCAGCAGTTAGAGAATCGCCCGAGCTTACCAAAGACAGGTGCTGCAGATCTAGATTCAGTAGCCTAA
- the lpcA gene encoding D-sedoheptulose 7-phosphate isomerase, with protein MKNLIVEELQEAVTVLNAFIADEKNIDAIEQAARLLADSFKQQGKVLSCGNGGSHCDAMHFAEELTGRYRENRPAYPAIAISDPSHLSCVSNDYGYEYVFSRYIEGLGQAGDVLFGISTSGNSGNIIKAIEAAKAKGMKVIILSGKDGGKMAGQADVEIRVPHFGFADRIQEIHIKVIHILIQLIEKYMAE; from the coding sequence ATGAAAAATTTGATAGTTGAAGAGTTACAGGAAGCGGTAACTGTTCTAAATGCTTTTATTGCCGATGAGAAAAACATTGACGCGATTGAACAAGCGGCTCGTTTGTTAGCCGACAGTTTTAAGCAACAAGGCAAAGTATTATCTTGTGGTAACGGGGGCTCTCATTGTGATGCCATGCATTTTGCCGAGGAATTAACCGGCCGCTATCGTGAAAACCGTCCTGCCTATCCGGCTATTGCTATTTCAGACCCTAGCCACTTGTCTTGTGTAAGTAATGATTATGGCTATGAGTATGTGTTCTCTCGTTATATTGAAGGTTTAGGTCAAGCTGGTGATGTTCTCTTTGGTATTAGTACCAGTGGTAACTCGGGTAATATCATTAAGGCGATAGAAGCGGCTAAAGCCAAAGGCATGAAAGTGATTATTTTGTCTGGCAAAGATGGTGGCAAAATGGCTGGTCAAGCCGACGTAGAGATCCGCGTGCCACACTTTGGTTTTGCTGACCGTATTCAAGAAATTCATATTAAAGTGATTCATATCTTGATTCAGTTAATCGAAAAATACATGGCTGAATAA
- a CDS encoding class II glutamine amidotransferase produces the protein MCELLGMSANVPTDICFSFTGLVQRGGVTGPHVDGWGITFYEGKGCRSFKDPAPSCKSKIAELVQAFPIKSQAVVGHIRQANRGCVSLENTHPFTRELWGQNWTYAHNGQLKGYKQLDTGFFRPIGATDSERAFCWILEQLRIKYPRKPANMKAMFKFVASLADQLRAKGVFNMLLSNGEFVMAYCSTNLHWITRRAPFGEAQLADADVTIDFYKETTPNDVVTMIATQPLTNNEQWQKIASGAYVLFKDGEVQ, from the coding sequence ATGTGTGAGTTATTAGGAATGAGTGCCAATGTTCCTACTGATATTTGCTTTTCTTTTACCGGTTTGGTGCAGCGCGGCGGAGTGACTGGCCCGCATGTGGATGGCTGGGGCATTACCTTTTATGAGGGTAAGGGCTGTCGTAGTTTTAAAGATCCTGCGCCTAGCTGTAAATCAAAAATTGCCGAATTAGTGCAGGCATTTCCGATTAAAAGCCAAGCTGTGGTGGGGCATATTCGCCAAGCCAACCGTGGGTGTGTGTCCTTAGAGAATACTCACCCTTTTACTCGCGAGCTGTGGGGACAAAACTGGACCTATGCTCACAATGGGCAATTAAAAGGATACAAGCAGCTTGATACTGGCTTCTTTAGGCCAATTGGCGCAACCGATAGCGAGCGTGCTTTTTGTTGGATCCTCGAACAGCTACGTATTAAGTACCCACGTAAACCTGCTAACATGAAAGCCATGTTTAAATTTGTGGCGAGCCTAGCCGATCAGCTACGTGCAAAAGGGGTATTTAATATGCTGCTGAGCAATGGCGAGTTTGTGATGGCTTATTGTTCAACTAACCTGCATTGGATTACTCGCCGTGCTCCTTTCGGAGAGGCTCAGCTGGCCGATGCCGATGTTACTATCGACTTTTATAAAGAAACTACGCCAAATGATGTAGTGACAATGATTGCAACTCAGCCTTTAACCAATAACGAACAATGGCAAAAAATTGCTAGCGGCGCTTATGTATTGTTTAAAGACGGTGAAGTGCAATAA
- the purN gene encoding phosphoribosylglycinamide formyltransferase — translation MARNIVVLISGSGTNLQAIIDACEEGRINASISAVVSNKADAYGLERAKQAAINTVVVNPKEYSDRESYDLALAEVIEQHNADLIVMAGFMRILSQAFVERFSGKMLNIHPSLLPKYQGLNTHQRAIEAKDQEHGCSIHFVTPELDGGPVILQAKVPVFSEDDADALAARVQVQEHAIYPLVVNWFIEGRLNMENDSALLDDKILPSSGYANS, via the coding sequence ATGGCACGCAACATTGTTGTACTGATTTCAGGTTCAGGGACTAACCTGCAAGCCATTATTGATGCCTGCGAAGAGGGGCGTATTAACGCCTCTATTTCTGCAGTAGTGAGTAACAAGGCCGATGCTTATGGCCTTGAGCGCGCTAAGCAGGCAGCTATTAACACGGTAGTTGTAAACCCTAAAGAATATAGCGATCGCGAAAGCTATGATCTGGCTTTAGCCGAGGTAATTGAACAGCATAATGCTGACTTAATTGTTATGGCTGGCTTCATGCGTATTCTTAGCCAAGCATTTGTGGAACGTTTTAGCGGCAAGATGCTAAACATTCATCCCTCATTGCTGCCTAAGTATCAGGGTTTAAATACTCACCAACGCGCCATTGAAGCAAAAGACCAAGAACACGGTTGCAGTATTCACTTTGTAACACCAGAGCTTGATGGAGGCCCGGTTATTTTACAGGCCAAAGTTCCAGTGTTTAGTGAAGATGATGCCGACGCTTTGGCCGCCAGAGTGCAAGTACAAGAGCACGCCATTTACCCCTTGGTAGTAAACTGGTTTATTGAAGGACGCTTGAACATGGAAAATGACAGCGCCCTACTCGATGACAAGATACTCCCAAGTAGCGGTTACGCTAACTCATAA
- the purM gene encoding phosphoribosylformylglycinamidine cyclo-ligase: MTKQNTPLSYKDAGVDIEAGNALVERIKSVSKRTQRPEVMGGLGGFGALCQLPTGYKEPVLVAGTDGVGTKLRLALDLEKHDTVGIDLVAMCVNDLIVQGAEPLFFLDYYATGKLEVDTAADVVKGIGQGCEQSGCALIGGETAEMPGMYHGDDYDIAGFCVGVVEKSEIIDGTKVASGDALIALASSGPHSNGYSLIRKILEVSNADPKQVLGESTLGETLLTPTKIYVKSVLALLKQCEVHALSHITGGGFWENIPRVLPAGAKAVVDENSWQWPEVFNWLQENGNVAREEMYRTFNCGVGMVIALPEAEVEAALALLAEHGETAWKIGHIEDVAEGEGQVEFK, translated from the coding sequence GTGACCAAACAAAACACCCCTCTGAGTTATAAAGATGCTGGCGTTGATATCGAAGCTGGTAATGCATTAGTAGAACGTATTAAAAGTGTTAGTAAACGTACCCAGCGCCCAGAAGTAATGGGTGGACTAGGAGGCTTTGGTGCATTGTGTCAATTGCCAACTGGTTATAAAGAGCCTGTATTAGTTGCTGGCACCGACGGTGTGGGTACTAAATTACGTTTAGCGCTAGATTTGGAAAAGCACGACACCGTTGGTATCGACTTAGTCGCAATGTGTGTAAATGACCTTATTGTTCAAGGTGCTGAGCCTCTATTTTTCTTAGACTACTACGCAACCGGCAAACTTGAAGTTGATACCGCAGCAGACGTTGTAAAGGGTATTGGTCAAGGTTGTGAGCAATCTGGCTGTGCCTTAATTGGTGGTGAAACTGCAGAAATGCCAGGCATGTACCATGGCGACGACTATGACATCGCAGGCTTCTGTGTGGGTGTTGTTGAAAAGTCAGAAATTATTGATGGCACTAAAGTGGCTAGCGGTGACGCACTAATCGCACTAGCTTCTAGCGGTCCTCACTCAAACGGTTACTCGCTAATTCGCAAGATTCTAGAAGTATCTAACGCCGATCCTAAACAAGTACTAGGTGAAAGTACTTTAGGTGAAACCCTATTAACGCCTACCAAGATTTACGTTAAATCTGTATTAGCGCTGCTTAAGCAATGTGAAGTACATGCTTTATCACATATCACTGGTGGTGGTTTCTGGGAAAACATCCCTCGCGTATTACCTGCTGGCGCTAAAGCAGTGGTTGATGAAAACAGCTGGCAGTGGCCAGAAGTATTCAACTGGTTACAAGAAAACGGTAACGTTGCTCGCGAAGAAATGTACCGCACTTTCAACTGTGGTGTTGGCATGGTTATCGCGCTACCAGAAGCTGAAGTAGAAGCCGCTCTTGCTTTATTAGCAGAACACGGCGAAACAGCTTGGAAAATTGGCCACATTGAAGATGTAGCTGAAGGCGAAGGCCAAGTAGAATTTAAATAG
- the upp gene encoding uracil phosphoribosyltransferase: MKVVEVKHPLVRHKIGLMREADISTKRFRELAREVSALLTYEATANLEIEEVTIAGWNGPVKVEQIKGKKATVVPILRAGLGMMDGVLEHMPSAKTSVVGIYRDEETLEPVPYFHKLVGQIDERLALVVDPMLATGGSMIATIDLLKEQGCKDIVVLVLVAAPEGLKALEAAHPDLVLYTASIDEKLNEQGYILPGLGDAGDKIFGTK, translated from the coding sequence ATGAAAGTTGTTGAAGTAAAGCATCCTTTAGTTCGTCATAAAATTGGCCTAATGCGCGAAGCAGACATTAGCACAAAGCGTTTTCGTGAATTAGCACGCGAAGTATCCGCATTACTTACCTACGAAGCGACAGCCAACTTAGAAATTGAAGAAGTGACTATTGCCGGTTGGAATGGCCCAGTGAAGGTTGAACAAATTAAAGGTAAAAAGGCTACGGTTGTGCCTATTTTGCGCGCGGGCCTTGGCATGATGGACGGTGTGTTAGAACATATGCCTTCAGCAAAAACCAGTGTAGTGGGCATTTACCGGGATGAAGAGACTTTAGAGCCGGTTCCGTATTTCCATAAATTGGTTGGTCAAATTGATGAGCGTTTAGCCCTTGTGGTTGACCCAATGCTGGCCACTGGCGGTTCTATGATTGCCACTATCGACTTACTTAAAGAGCAAGGCTGTAAAGACATCGTGGTACTCGTATTGGTCGCTGCGCCAGAAGGTTTAAAAGCCTTGGAAGCTGCACACCCTGATTTGGTCTTGTATACTGCGTCAATTGATGAAAAGCTAAATGAGCAAGGTTATATCCTTCCTGGTTTAGGTGATGCCGGCGATAAGATTTTTGGTACTAAGTAG
- a CDS encoding DUF2066 domain-containing protein, which produces MIKKWLLVLSLAVVIWPVQASSQEELYRIEAQATGDTQQDQQQAFELLVLRLTGEQASNTNPLVAKARANINPYIQQFAYRDDAISVLFNEAKVNQLLMQAQLRLWGKQRPDIILWYANEQNFNRELLADSAQQDWLVKGREQAQLLGLPVRLPVMDLEDSMAVSVNDVWGGFDGPLYAASERYSVPLVLSFRQYPQGQNWQIQWRLLDSASQTQLDSGQVQASLEEISAEAMSAVSASLAERYGVVLGENADEAMLVSFANITSMNKYVELERFLNQQPSVARVTLHNVKQDTFTFEVQLLSPWEDLKSSLDIAPRLQADETRTKYYYYQ; this is translated from the coding sequence GTGATTAAAAAGTGGTTGTTGGTACTTAGTTTGGCAGTTGTGATTTGGCCGGTTCAAGCATCCTCGCAAGAGGAACTTTACCGAATTGAAGCACAAGCCACAGGCGATACCCAACAAGATCAACAACAGGCTTTTGAGTTATTAGTGCTGCGCTTAACCGGTGAGCAAGCCAGCAATACTAATCCCCTGGTAGCTAAAGCAAGAGCCAATATAAACCCTTATATTCAGCAATTTGCTTATCGCGATGATGCTATCTCAGTATTGTTTAACGAAGCTAAAGTTAATCAGCTACTGATGCAGGCCCAGCTACGTTTATGGGGCAAGCAGCGTCCAGACATCATATTGTGGTACGCCAACGAGCAGAATTTTAACCGTGAATTGTTGGCCGATAGTGCTCAGCAGGACTGGTTAGTTAAAGGGCGTGAGCAAGCTCAGCTTTTGGGTTTGCCAGTGCGTCTGCCAGTTATGGATTTAGAAGATAGCATGGCTGTAAGTGTTAATGATGTGTGGGGCGGCTTTGATGGGCCTTTGTACGCCGCTAGCGAGCGTTATTCGGTGCCACTGGTGCTTAGCTTTCGTCAGTATCCACAAGGGCAAAATTGGCAGATCCAATGGCGATTGCTAGACAGCGCTAGCCAAACTCAACTAGATAGCGGCCAAGTTCAAGCTTCCTTAGAGGAAATTAGTGCAGAGGCGATGAGCGCCGTAAGCGCTAGCTTGGCTGAGCGCTATGGTGTTGTGCTTGGCGAAAATGCCGACGAGGCAATGTTAGTGAGTTTTGCCAATATTACCAGCATGAACAAATATGTTGAGTTAGAACGCTTTCTAAACCAGCAACCTAGCGTGGCAAGAGTGACTTTACATAATGTAAAACAAGATACGTTCACCTTTGAGGTGCAATTGCTTAGCCCGTGGGAAGACCTTAAATCTTCACTTGATATCGCTCCGCGGTTGCAAGCGGATGAAACACGTACAAAGTACTACTATTACCAGTAG